A window of Candidatus Fermentibacter sp. genomic DNA:
GAGAAGCTCGGGTACAGGGTCCTGACCGCCATGAACGCCCTGTCGGCGATCGACATGCTCCGGACCGAGAGGATCGACCTCGTCCTCATGGATCAGATGATGGTGGGGATGGACGGCCTCGAGGCCGTCGCGAGGATCAGGGCCGACTACCACGGCCTCCCCATCGTCATGGTGACCCAGAGCGAGGAGGAGGAGCTGATGGACAAGGCCCTGGGCGGGGAGGCGGACGACTATCTCACCAAGCCCGTGAACCCCAGCCAGATACAGCTCGTCATCAAGCGGCTCCTCAAGTCCACCGAACTCAGGACCCGGCAGGCGGCCGAGATCGTGTGGGGCGAGACTTCGAGGATACTCGAGATGCGGGGTTCGGACATGGCCTGGGATGACTGGGCCGCAGTCTACCGGGTATGGGCCGTGAGGGACGTCAGCCTCGGAGGGCAGCTCAGCGAGGAGCTGAAGAGCATCCAGAGAGTCAGGTTCGAGGATCTCGCCATGGATTTCTCGCGATTCGTCGAGCGCAACTTCCCGGACTGGATCCAGGGCAGGAACACGCCCCTCATGCCCCACAACCTGCTCGAGCGGGTGGTCGTGCCCTGCATGAAGAACTCCCGGGAGACCGTCCTCATCGTCATGGACTGCATGCGCTACGACCAGTGGCTGACCATGACCCCGTCCCTGGAGCAGTTCTTCCACATGGACACGAGCTTCATGTGCACATGCCTGCCCTCGGCCACCCCGTACAGCAGGAACTCGCTCTTCGCGGGGCTCCTGCCGAGGGACATATGGCGCTTCTACAGGTCCGACTGGATAGAGGAGTACGGCGTGCCCGGCCTGAACAGGTCCGAGCACACCTTCCTCCGCGACGCCCTGAGGCGCCTGGGGGGCTTCGAGAGGCCGGAAGGCGTCGGCTATATGAAGATATCGAACCAGAGGGAGGGGGAGTCGCTCAAGCGCTCGCTCTCCCAGCATCTCGAGGGCGGATTCCTGGCCATCATCATCAACTACCTCGACCACCTGACCCACGGCAGGTCCGAGCTGGACGTACTGAGGGACCTGGCGCCGGATGTGGCCAGCTTCCGCAAGCTCGCGTCGACATGGTACGAATCCTCGTACCTGAAGGACCTCCTGAGAACGCTGGCCGCCCGCGGGGCCACCGTGATCGTCACGAGCGACCACGGGTCGGTGCTGTGCAGGAGACAGACACCGATCAGGGGCGCCAGGGGGATGTCGAGCAGCATCAGATACCGGCTGGGCCACGCCCTCAACGCCGACCCCAAGGCATCCGTGACGGTGCGCGAGCCCGCACGGTGGGGGCTGCCCGACGACAGCCCCAGCAAGACATACGTCTTCGCCAGGGCCGACTATCTCCTGGTGCATCCCGGGATGGCGCGCG
This region includes:
- a CDS encoding bifunctional response regulator/alkaline phosphatase family protein codes for the protein MQGRTTILWVDDEIDHLQSHVRFLEKLGYRVLTAMNALSAIDMLRTERIDLVLMDQMMVGMDGLEAVARIRADYHGLPIVMVTQSEEEELMDKALGGEADDYLTKPVNPSQIQLVIKRLLKSTELRTRQAAEIVWGETSRILEMRGSDMAWDDWAAVYRVWAVRDVSLGGQLSEELKSIQRVRFEDLAMDFSRFVERNFPDWIQGRNTPLMPHNLLERVVVPCMKNSRETVLIVMDCMRYDQWLTMTPSLEQFFHMDTSFMCTCLPSATPYSRNSLFAGLLPRDIWRFYRSDWIEEYGVPGLNRSEHTFLRDALRRLGGFERPEGVGYMKISNQREGESLKRSLSQHLEGGFLAIIINYLDHLTHGRSELDVLRDLAPDVASFRKLASTWYESSYLKDLLRTLAARGATVIVTSDHGSVLCRRQTPIRGARGMSSSIRYRLGHALNADPKASVTVREPARWGLPDDSPSKTYVFARADYLLVHPGMAREEVYKFEDTFQHGGISIEEMVVPCTVLTPKKGF